One Pseudonocardia sediminis DNA window includes the following coding sequences:
- a CDS encoding DUF6319 family protein has translation MREHVDEAQPGTPTTEPTGSGIGDTAPADGVTAAPTTGGTADAGSPAEGTPSTSTSPEQASVETPEKPKRGRPKGSSTAKTTRVVSLTLTVSGSADGEWQAELKNGATWVARGLPVTAAAVSQAAAALHADLAGPIDEVIETARSAKAARVAELEAELEQAKKALAEME, from the coding sequence ATGAGGGAGCACGTGGACGAGGCCCAGCCTGGCACCCCCACCACCGAGCCCACCGGCAGCGGGATCGGTGACACCGCCCCGGCGGACGGCGTCACCGCCGCGCCGACGACCGGCGGTACCGCGGATGCTGGCTCCCCCGCGGAGGGAACGCCGTCGACGTCCACGTCCCCGGAGCAGGCCTCCGTGGAGACCCCGGAGAAGCCGAAGCGCGGGCGCCCGAAGGGCTCTTCGACGGCCAAGACCACCCGCGTGGTCAGTCTGACCCTGACCGTCAGCGGGTCGGCGGACGGCGAGTGGCAGGCCGAGCTCAAGAACGGCGCGACCTGGGTCGCTCGTGGCCTGCCGGTCACCGCGGCCGCGGTGTCGCAGGCCGCCGCCGCGCTGCACGCCGACCTGGCCGGCCCGATCGACGAGGTGATCGAGACCGCGCGGTCGGCGAAGGCCGCCCGGGTGGCCGAGCTCGAGGCGGAGCTGGAGCAGGCGAAGAAGGCCCTCGCCGAGATGGAGTAG
- a CDS encoding PPOX class F420-dependent oxidoreductase, with protein sequence MPAETRNGPELHPMTENLATGKNYASVATMLPSGHIQNQMIWVHVIAGQIVLNTETHRVKYVNATTDPRITVLIRDEDDPYRYAEVRGTVTDFTTGDRARAQLDEVSRKYTGADYPPEAIKSERVLMWVTPDRQTVIDQNHDIAD encoded by the coding sequence GTGCCCGCCGAGACCCGCAACGGACCCGAGCTCCACCCGATGACCGAGAACCTCGCGACCGGGAAGAACTACGCCTCGGTCGCGACGATGCTGCCCAGCGGCCACATCCAGAACCAGATGATCTGGGTGCACGTGATCGCCGGGCAGATCGTGCTCAACACCGAGACCCACCGGGTGAAGTACGTCAACGCCACGACCGACCCGCGGATCACGGTGCTGATCCGGGACGAGGACGACCCGTACCGCTACGCCGAGGTCCGCGGCACGGTCACCGACTTCACCACCGGCGACCGGGCCCGCGCCCAGCTCGACGAGGTCTCGCGCAAGTACACCGGCGCCGACTACCCGCCGGAGGCGATCAAGTCCGAGCGCGTGCTCATGTGGGTCACCCCGGACCGTCAGACGGTGATCGACCAGAACCACGACATCGCCGACTAG
- a CDS encoding VOC family protein — MRIDRLDHLVLTVADVDRTVAFYRDVLGMEEVTFGEGRRALAFGSSKINLHRAGNEFEPKAERPTPGSADVCLITLDPLEQVRRELAEHGVAVEEGPIERTGARGPLLSVYVRDPDANLVEISNAL, encoded by the coding sequence GTGCGCATCGACCGGCTCGACCACCTCGTCCTCACCGTCGCCGACGTGGACCGGACCGTCGCCTTCTACCGCGACGTGCTCGGCATGGAGGAGGTGACCTTCGGCGAGGGACGGCGGGCCCTCGCGTTCGGTTCCAGCAAGATCAACCTGCATCGGGCGGGTAACGAGTTCGAGCCCAAGGCCGAGCGTCCGACGCCGGGCAGTGCCGACGTCTGCCTGATCACGCTCGACCCGCTGGAGCAGGTGCGGCGCGAGCTGGCCGAGCACGGCGTCGCGGTCGAGGAGGGCCCGATCGAGCGCACCGGCGCCCGCGGGCCGTTGCTCAGCGTCTACGTCCGGGACCCGGACGCGAACCTGGTGGAGATCAGCAACGCCCTGTGA
- a CDS encoding thermonuclease family protein, whose product MTDRGRNLVDDDAGSDPGNDAGGTDVAGVPLPRRSPRPGRSEIAQARSELFGDDGDVLWTDATRTDPDPAGEPPVTGAESPDDATGPGDTARAAYPADAPAGLTPAQDPPTVFLTAPPSPPTGPGYVPPPPPPKDPEPAGRRSWPRIVLAVVVAAVLLGLAFGIGRATGTAPVQDTAAPALPSRPTMIGQVLSVRSADTVTVRVADQTFDVSVLGLDAPQPARPAGPDGPAVPAECGADAGIAYASDQLIGRQVTLVPDPTVDEFDQQGRRLAYLVLRTEQNYTDQALVAGIARASTDRPLWYSDVLAQGETTARAAGAGIWGFPCNETR is encoded by the coding sequence ATGACCGACCGTGGCCGGAACCTGGTCGACGACGACGCCGGGAGCGACCCGGGGAACGACGCGGGCGGCACCGACGTCGCCGGCGTCCCGCTCCCCCGCCGCAGCCCCCGGCCCGGCCGCAGCGAGATCGCGCAGGCCCGGTCCGAGCTGTTCGGCGACGACGGCGACGTCCTGTGGACCGACGCCACACGCACCGATCCGGACCCGGCCGGCGAGCCACCGGTGACCGGCGCCGAGAGCCCCGACGACGCCACAGGCCCCGGCGACACGGCACGGGCCGCGTACCCGGCGGACGCACCCGCCGGGCTCACGCCCGCGCAGGACCCGCCGACGGTGTTCCTGACCGCCCCGCCGTCGCCGCCCACCGGGCCCGGCTACGTCCCGCCGCCACCGCCGCCGAAGGACCCGGAGCCCGCCGGGCGCCGGTCGTGGCCCCGGATCGTGCTGGCCGTGGTCGTCGCGGCGGTGCTGCTCGGGCTCGCCTTCGGCATCGGTCGCGCCACCGGGACGGCACCCGTGCAGGACACCGCGGCACCGGCCCTGCCGTCGCGGCCGACCATGATCGGCCAGGTGCTGTCGGTGCGCAGCGCCGACACCGTCACGGTGCGGGTCGCCGACCAGACCTTCGACGTGTCGGTCCTCGGCCTCGACGCCCCGCAGCCGGCGCGCCCGGCGGGACCGGACGGACCCGCCGTCCCGGCCGAGTGCGGCGCCGACGCGGGCATCGCCTACGCCTCCGACCAGCTGATCGGGCGTCAGGTCACGCTGGTCCCGGACCCGACGGTCGACGAGTTCGACCAGCAGGGCCGCCGGCTGGCCTACCTCGTGCTGCGCACCGAGCAGAACTACACCGACCAGGCGCTCGTCGCGGGCATCGCGCGGGCCAGCACCGATCGCCCCCTCTGGTACAGCGACGTGCTCGCCCAGGGCGAGACGACCGCCCGCGCCGCGGGGGCCGGCATCTGGGGTTTCCCCTGCAACGAGACGCGCTGA
- a CDS encoding TMEM175 family protein codes for MDEDDTGLDRLTMFSDGVFAIAITLLVLPLTDTEIPDGRVGESLAALWPQMFTFALSFAVIGRYWMIHHKIFRKIVRSDARLLVLNLLYLFCIAFLPFPTSVLGEQGEEAAVVVLYAGNLIAIGLVSVTLWWYASSRGRLVTDKVSPREARASIAAGIAPTLGLVPSIPLAFLAPDWAKYSWLLIIPFSIVGERLFPQSDD; via the coding sequence GTGGACGAGGACGACACCGGTCTCGACCGGTTGACGATGTTCAGCGACGGGGTCTTCGCGATCGCGATCACCCTGCTCGTGCTGCCGCTGACCGACACCGAGATCCCGGACGGACGGGTCGGCGAGTCCCTCGCGGCGCTGTGGCCGCAGATGTTCACGTTCGCGCTCAGCTTCGCCGTGATCGGCCGCTACTGGATGATCCACCACAAGATCTTCCGGAAGATCGTCCGCTCGGACGCGCGGCTCCTGGTCCTGAACCTGCTCTACCTGTTCTGCATCGCGTTCCTGCCGTTCCCGACGTCGGTGCTGGGCGAGCAGGGCGAGGAGGCCGCGGTGGTGGTGCTCTACGCCGGCAACCTGATCGCGATCGGGCTCGTCTCGGTGACGCTGTGGTGGTACGCCTCGTCCCGGGGGCGGCTGGTCACCGACAAGGTCTCGCCGCGGGAGGCCCGGGCCTCGATCGCCGCCGGGATCGCCCCGACACTGGGGCTGGTGCCCTCGATCCCGCTCGCCTTCCTCGCGCCGGACTGGGCGAAGTACTCCTGGCTCCTGATCATCCCGTTCTCGATCGTCGGCGAGCGCCTGTTCCCGCAGTCCGACGACTGA
- a CDS encoding zinc-dependent alcohol dehydrogenase family protein, whose protein sequence is MVSTIRFHSLGGPEVLRIEDVPVRAPGPGEVRIRVDAIGLNRAEVNFRRGTYLEAPRLPAGLGSEAAGVVLEIGPDVPRWSVGDEVSVVPAFSQNDYPVYAEEAVVPASALVARPEGLDAVSSAAVWMPYVTVYGMVAETVRVRPGDRVVVTSASNSIGVTALQVLRHLGAEPVATVATLDHAEALRAAGAAHVVVPGEDLTADLLAATDGHGADLVLDADGGPQVTQLVAACAPGATVIVHGGLSGQPTPLPGGTYAPVWLRRFHLFEVTGDPAVLRRAEHFVRAGLASGAFTPTVDRVFDFDDVAAAHAYVDSPDRAPGKPVLRVR, encoded by the coding sequence ATGGTGTCGACGATCCGTTTCCACTCACTCGGCGGGCCCGAGGTGCTGCGCATCGAGGACGTGCCGGTGCGCGCGCCCGGACCGGGTGAGGTGCGGATCCGGGTGGACGCGATCGGGCTCAACCGCGCGGAGGTGAACTTCCGCCGCGGCACCTACCTGGAGGCCCCGCGCCTGCCCGCCGGTCTGGGCTCGGAGGCGGCCGGGGTGGTCCTGGAGATCGGTCCGGACGTGCCGCGCTGGAGTGTCGGCGACGAGGTCAGCGTCGTCCCGGCGTTCTCCCAGAACGACTACCCGGTCTACGCGGAGGAGGCGGTCGTGCCCGCGTCCGCGCTGGTCGCGCGCCCGGAGGGGCTGGACGCGGTGAGCAGTGCCGCGGTGTGGATGCCGTACGTGACGGTGTACGGGATGGTCGCCGAGACCGTCCGGGTGCGGCCCGGCGACCGGGTGGTGGTGACGTCGGCGTCGAACAGCATCGGCGTCACCGCCCTGCAGGTGCTGCGCCACCTCGGCGCGGAGCCGGTCGCGACCGTGGCCACGCTCGACCACGCCGAGGCGCTGCGTGCCGCCGGCGCCGCACACGTCGTCGTGCCGGGGGAGGACCTGACCGCGGACCTGCTCGCCGCGACCGACGGCCACGGCGCCGACCTGGTGCTCGACGCCGACGGTGGGCCGCAGGTCACGCAGCTGGTGGCCGCCTGCGCGCCGGGCGCGACCGTGATCGTGCACGGCGGTCTGTCCGGGCAGCCGACCCCGTTGCCCGGCGGCACCTACGCACCGGTCTGGCTGCGCCGCTTCCACCTGTTCGAGGTCACCGGCGACCCGGCCGTGTTGCGCCGTGCCGAGCACTTCGTCCGCGCCGGGCTGGCGTCGGGGGCGTTCACTCCGACGGTCGACCGGGTCTTCGACTTCGACGACGTCGCCGCGGCGCACGCCTACGTCGACTCCCCGGACCGGGCGCCGGGCAAGCCGGTCCTGCGGGTGCGCTGA